The Chitinimonas arctica region GACAGGCTTTTAGGTTGGCTATTGCCCTCTTCAACCTGGTAGGCGCGCCAATTACCGTCGCGGCCCAACCACCAGGTCTTGTAGTCGAACAGGCTATCGGCGTACTGGGTGTCGGCAACAACCTTGACCCAGCCACGTATGCCGAAGGCGCCCGCGACAAATCCCATCGGCACCAGGTCGGCCGGTACACCGGCCTGCGGCGCAACGATGGGTTGCTGGCTTAGCGGCGTCATAGCAGCGCTAGCGACTTTCGGCACTTAAGCCGGCAGACGCTTGACGAGTTTCTTGACGCTGTCGGCCATTTGGGCGCCATTGGCGATCCAGTGGTTCAGACGGTCGGCGGCGATGCGCGTACCTTCTTCACCTTCCTTGGCGCCTGGGTTATGGAAGCCGAGACGTTCGATAAAGCGGCCGTCGCGGCGGCAGCGCTTGTCGGCCACGACCACATTGAAGAACGGACGATCCTTGGCGCCACCACGGGCAAGACGAATCACAACCATTGTTTGTTCCTAAATCGGTTAGGCG contains the following coding sequences:
- the rpsP gene encoding 30S ribosomal protein S16 produces the protein MVVIRLARGGAKDRPFFNVVVADKRCRRDGRFIERLGFHNPGAKEGEEGTRIAADRLNHWIANGAQMADSVKKLVKRLPA